A genomic window from Xenorhabdus cabanillasii includes:
- a CDS encoding DnaB-like helicase N-terminal domain-containing protein — MNVYDLEMAVISGLLSGGATPDAYDVLAILPDEAFSSVHLRRVYGEIKKQALSSAIIDPFFIADAMGEERGILANLLELAKTPVWRANLKGYAEKVMRYWRVRQVTDLINRYQQELCSDF; from the coding sequence ATGAACGTATATGATTTGGAAATGGCCGTCATCAGTGGTTTGTTGTCGGGCGGGGCGACACCGGATGCCTACGACGTCTTGGCGATTTTACCGGATGAGGCATTCAGCTCCGTTCATCTGCGCCGGGTGTACGGAGAAATCAAAAAGCAGGCCCTGAGCAGTGCCATTATCGATCCCTTTTTCATTGCAGATGCGATGGGTGAAGAACGGGGTATTCTGGCTAACCTGCTGGAGCTGGCCAAAACCCCGGTCTGGCGGGCCAATTTAAAAGGCTATGCGGAAAAGGTCATGCGTTACTGGCGTGTACGTCAGGTCACTGATCTGATTAACCGTTACCAGCAAGAATTATGTAGCGATTTTTAA
- a CDS encoding phage holin, lambda family, translating to MKMKEDPDIWAHLGDWLISIKEQGIGAILAGTMAFLRGHYNGGGWIKVSIDAFMCAMFAWFIRDVLNLFGLNPDLAYIGSVMMGYLGTDFIGQLLRKAAEKKTGASSDGNQR from the coding sequence ATGAAAATGAAAGAAGATCCTGATATCTGGGCACACCTTGGTGACTGGCTCATATCGATAAAGGAACAAGGCATCGGAGCAATACTCGCCGGAACAATGGCTTTTCTTCGTGGCCACTATAACGGTGGTGGTTGGATAAAGGTGTCAATTGATGCCTTTATGTGTGCCATGTTCGCGTGGTTTATTCGTGATGTCTTAAATCTGTTTGGTCTGAATCCTGATTTAGCCTATATCGGCAGTGTGATGATGGGTTACTTGGGTACGGACTTTATCGGTCAATTATTACGTAAGGCCGCAGAGAAAAAAACGGGAGCATCCTCTGATGGAAATCAGCGATAA
- a CDS encoding YdaS family helix-turn-helix protein, with protein sequence MKNSVIKKVIDIAGSQAKLAQVLGCAQSLISAWLYGKKRISVSRIPDIVVFSNGAVQAHELRPDLPTVFPPPEAKTPQ encoded by the coding sequence ATGAAAAACAGTGTGATAAAAAAAGTGATAGATATCGCCGGCAGTCAGGCCAAACTGGCTCAGGTGCTGGGGTGTGCGCAATCGCTCATCAGCGCATGGTTGTACGGGAAAAAACGGATTTCGGTATCACGGATCCCCGATATTGTGGTTTTTTCAAACGGTGCGGTTCAGGCTCATGAGTTGCGTCCTGATCTGCCTACCGTTTTCCCGCCGCCTGAAGCGAAAACCCCTCAATAA
- a CDS encoding IS1 family transposase (programmed frameshift): MAKIDVTCPSCSAVKGIHRNGRSRSGHQRYLCQSCRHSWQLEFTYAACRLGTHKQIVDMAMNGMGCRATARVMGIGLNTVLRHFKKLKPKSVTEAIKPGTEVIVCCEMDEQWSYVKSKKQPRWLFYAYDRIRRKVIAHVFGPRTKKTLMRLLALLAPFNIIIYMTDGWKSYEKALAGKLHVASKRYTQRIERHNLNLRQHLARLTRKTLSFSKSIEMHDRIIGYYLNIHHYQ; encoded by the exons ATGGCAAAGATTGATGTAACTTGCCCCTCTTGTTCCGCAGTGAAAGGGATCCATCGCAATGGGCGCTCGCGTTCTGGTCACCAACGTTATCTTTGCCAATCCTGCCGTCACTCCTGGCAACTGGAGTTCACTTATGCCGCTTGTCGTCTCGGTACCCATAAGCAAATCGTCGATATGGCTATGAATGGAATGGGATGTCGGGCGACAGCACGAGTGATGGGGATTGGCCTGAATACCGTACTTCGGCATT TTAAAAAACTCAAACCCAAATCGGTAACAGAAGCGATTAAACCTGGCACTGAAGTGATTGTCTGCTGCGAAATGGATGAACAATGGTCTTACGTAAAGTCAAAGAAGCAGCCTCGTTGGCTCTTTTATGCCTACGACAGGATAAGGCGAAAAGTGATCGCCCATGTTTTTGGTCCAAGAACAAAAAAGACATTAATGCGCCTATTAGCTTTACTGGCACCTTTCAACATTATTATTTATATGACAGATGGCTGGAAAAGTTACGAAAAAGCACTCGCAGGGAAACTCCATGTGGCCAGCAAGCGTTATACCCAACGCATAGAGAGGCATAACCTGAATCTTCGTCAACATTTGGCAAGACTGACTCGCAAAACATTGTCTTTTTCAAAATCCATAGAAATGCATGACAGAATTATAGGATATTATCTGAACATTCATCACTATCAATAA
- a CDS encoding helix-turn-helix domain-containing protein, with protein sequence MIDIKKDWHQADIIAALRKRGTTLAAVSRQAGLSSSTLANTLSRPWPKGEWIIANYLGIHPSEIWPSRYFDSYDGQPIERKARKDLTE encoded by the coding sequence ATGATTGATATAAAAAAAGACTGGCATCAAGCTGATATTATTGCTGCATTACGTAAGCGTGGTACTACCTTAGCGGCTGTCTCCCGCCAAGCAGGATTAAGTTCTTCTACATTAGCCAATACTCTCAGCAGGCCTTGGCCAAAAGGTGAATGGATAATTGCGAATTATCTCGGAATACACCCTTCAGAAATCTGGCCTAGCCGTTATTTTGATTCATATGATGGTCAGCCTATTGAGCGTAAGGCTCGCAAAGATCTTACTGAATAG
- a CDS encoding ATP-binding protein — translation METTDMGILKIVPRFAQASFATYQPQSRMAETNLKTCQGYVQTWEERKRAGEGMILCGRQGTGKTHLAVSICREIATGGDEAVFITTASRIIRAFRRSWNSEGEMSEFDTLKFYSGLDLLVIDEVGVQYGTESERHILFEVLNNRYEDLLPTLLISNLPVTELAQLLGDRTLDRVLQGGTVLAFDWESYRREIA, via the coding sequence ATGGAAACAACCGATATGGGCATATTGAAAATCGTTCCCCGCTTTGCGCAGGCCAGCTTTGCTACTTACCAGCCGCAGAGCCGAATGGCAGAAACTAACCTGAAAACCTGTCAGGGCTACGTCCAGACGTGGGAGGAACGTAAGCGGGCAGGGGAAGGCATGATCCTGTGCGGGCGTCAGGGCACGGGCAAAACCCACCTTGCTGTGTCCATCTGCCGTGAAATTGCCACAGGCGGTGATGAAGCGGTTTTTATCACCACCGCATCACGTATTATCCGGGCGTTTCGTCGCTCATGGAATAGTGAGGGTGAAATGAGTGAATTTGATACCCTGAAATTTTACAGCGGGCTGGATTTACTGGTGATTGACGAAGTTGGCGTACAGTACGGCACGGAGTCTGAACGCCATATTCTGTTTGAGGTGCTGAATAATCGCTATGAAGACCTGCTGCCCACCCTTCTGATCAGTAATTTGCCCGTGACTGAGCTGGCGCAGCTTTTGGGTGACCGGACGCTGGACAGAGTGCTTCAGGGTGGCACGGTATTGGCCTTTGACTGGGAAAGCTACAGAAGGGAAATCGCATGA
- a CDS encoding HigA family addiction module antitoxin: MSRMYNPAHPGIVLREYLGDISVTEAAKALGVTRVALSRILNGSAGISADMALRLEAALGTSAEMWTNMQSQYELWQASQQQRPEIRPIFAHL, encoded by the coding sequence ATGAGCAGAATGTATAATCCCGCCCATCCCGGCATTGTCTTACGCGAATATTTAGGCGACATTTCTGTTACCGAAGCTGCGAAAGCGCTGGGCGTAACCCGTGTGGCTTTATCCCGTATTTTAAATGGCAGCGCAGGCATATCCGCAGATATGGCACTTCGTTTAGAAGCGGCATTAGGAACCAGTGCCGAAATGTGGACAAATATGCAGTCCCAGTATGAGTTGTGGCAGGCTTCTCAACAACAGCGCCCCGAAATCAGGCCGATATTTGCACATCTGTAA
- a CDS encoding DNA-methyltransferase: protein MELRPVTLVNDDSLKFIKTLPDNCLDLIATDPPYFRVKACSWDNQWEDVTAYLAWLDELLAECWRVLKPNGSLYMFCGSRLASDTELLVRERFNVLNHIIWAKPSGPWCRQNKESLRMYFPATERIIFAEHYQGPYHPKGDGYYKQCQDLKQSVFKPLVDYFRGARKALGVTAKAIHAATGKQMASHWFSDSQWQLPSETDYQKLQGLFDRIAKEKHQRGELNTPYAELVGSHLTLSRQYDELRQEYGLMRRPFLVTAEVPYTDVWQFAPVQYYPGKHPCEKPADLMTHIIQSSSREGDVVADFFMGSGATLKAALKLNRCVLGVELEEERFKQTVQEINGQLST from the coding sequence ATGGAGTTACGCCCTGTCACCTTAGTCAACGATGACTCTCTGAAATTTATCAAAACTCTGCCGGATAACTGCCTCGATTTAATCGCCACTGACCCGCCGTACTTTCGGGTAAAAGCGTGTAGCTGGGATAACCAGTGGGAGGACGTCACGGCCTACCTTGCCTGGCTGGATGAACTGCTGGCCGAGTGCTGGCGGGTCCTGAAACCGAACGGCAGCCTGTACATGTTCTGTGGTTCGCGTCTGGCCTCTGATACCGAACTGCTGGTACGGGAACGGTTTAACGTGTTGAACCATATTATCTGGGCGAAACCGTCCGGCCCGTGGTGCAGACAAAATAAAGAAAGTTTAAGGATGTATTTTCCGGCCACTGAACGCATTATTTTTGCCGAACATTACCAGGGCCCCTATCATCCGAAAGGGGATGGCTATTACAAGCAATGTCAGGATCTAAAACAGTCGGTATTTAAACCACTGGTTGATTATTTTCGTGGTGCTCGAAAAGCGCTAGGTGTCACGGCAAAAGCCATTCATGCCGCCACCGGGAAGCAGATGGCCAGTCACTGGTTCAGCGATAGCCAGTGGCAGTTACCCAGTGAAACTGACTATCAAAAGTTGCAGGGTTTGTTTGACCGCATCGCCAAAGAAAAGCACCAGCGTGGTGAACTGAACACCCCGTATGCTGAGCTGGTGGGTTCTCACCTCACCCTGTCGCGCCAGTATGATGAATTGCGGCAAGAATATGGCTTAATGCGCCGCCCGTTCTTAGTGACGGCAGAAGTGCCTTATACCGATGTCTGGCAGTTTGCTCCCGTGCAATATTATCCGGGTAAACATCCCTGCGAAAAACCCGCTGATTTAATGACGCATATTATCCAGTCCAGCAGCCGGGAAGGGGATGTGGTGGCCGATTTCTTTATGGGTTCCGGGGCAACGTTGAAAGCCGCGTTAAAACTGAATCGCTGTGTGTTGGGTGTTGAGCTGGAAGAAGAACGGTTTAAGCAGACTGTTCAGGAGATCAACGGGCAGTTGTCAACTTAG
- a CDS encoding helix-turn-helix domain-containing protein, translating to MTLADRLKEAMADKGLTQSSLAKKAGMAQSMIWKLLSGNATKTGRLVDLAKALDVRPEWLSDGSGHKHLYGDSDFAAHHDNRYVPVKIYQTEQETPESFMVPAFSEQQTAFDACRAYRITQNTGCAEAPEGTVIVVDTQEDIANDDLVYARIEEHYSVYRYKQGGAVGFLSVDDSRIPLITVSPDMEIVGVIVYLFRNMKRKRKR from the coding sequence ATGACTCTTGCTGATAGATTAAAAGAAGCCATGGCAGATAAAGGACTGACGCAATCCTCTCTGGCCAAAAAAGCCGGTATGGCGCAATCCATGATATGGAAATTACTCTCCGGGAACGCGACCAAAACAGGCCGGCTCGTTGATTTGGCCAAGGCATTGGATGTTCGCCCGGAATGGCTCAGTGATGGCAGTGGTCATAAACATCTCTATGGTGATAGTGATTTTGCTGCCCATCATGACAACCGTTATGTCCCAGTAAAAATTTATCAGACAGAACAGGAAACACCCGAATCGTTCATGGTGCCGGCCTTTTCTGAACAGCAAACCGCGTTTGACGCCTGCCGGGCTTACCGTATAACCCAAAATACCGGCTGCGCTGAAGCACCAGAAGGGACGGTGATTGTGGTGGATACACAGGAAGATATCGCCAATGATGATTTAGTCTATGCCCGCATCGAAGAACATTATTCCGTTTATCGTTATAAACAAGGGGGGGCTGTCGGTTTTTTATCTGTTGATGATTCACGTATCCCCTTGATAACCGTCTCACCTGACATGGAAATCGTCGGGGTGATTGTTTATTTATTTCGTAATATGAAGCGAAAGCGAAAACGATAA
- a CDS encoding lysis protein, with protein sequence MKLNFTKGTVIALIIASAAAFLYRSGYKEQLGINNDQLTEIQQLTDTINYQNTHIEMLHELDTKHTQELADAKSKINQLSNDLRANTQRVYVKANCPVLKTTITSSVDGSRPAKLAKDAEQDYVHLLGELETLEAQFLGLREWSMVECQF encoded by the coding sequence ATGAAGCTCAATTTCACCAAGGGTACGGTTATTGCGCTGATTATTGCTTCAGCCGCCGCTTTCTTATACCGCTCTGGATATAAGGAACAGCTCGGCATCAATAACGACCAACTAACTGAAATCCAGCAATTAACCGATACCATTAATTATCAGAACACGCATATTGAAATGCTGCATGAATTGGATACCAAACACACTCAGGAACTCGCCGATGCCAAATCTAAGATTAATCAGCTTAGTAATGATCTTCGTGCCAATACTCAGCGCGTGTACGTCAAAGCCAACTGTCCAGTGCTTAAAACCACTATCACCTCCAGCGTGGATGGCTCAAGACCCGCCAAACTGGCGAAAGACGCTGAACAGGATTATGTACATCTCCTCGGAGAACTAGAAACCCTCGAAGCCCAATTCCTCGGACTAAGGGAGTGGAGTATGGTCGAATGCCAATTTTGA
- a CDS encoding helix-turn-helix transcriptional regulator, producing MAIRYIKREEMQRLTGKSKTTLWRMYAKRNEFPKPDKTAGGTFLGWPEEVYEAWVREKK from the coding sequence ATGGCGATAAGATACATTAAGCGTGAAGAGATGCAACGACTCACAGGAAAAAGCAAAACAACCCTTTGGAGAATGTACGCAAAAAGAAATGAGTTTCCTAAACCAGATAAGACTGCGGGTGGAACATTTCTAGGATGGCCTGAAGAGGTCTATGAGGCTTGGGTGAGAGAGAAGAAGTAG
- a CDS encoding type II toxin-antitoxin system RelE/ParE family toxin, with the protein MIKSFKHKGLEKFFKTGSTAGIQANHAVKLNIQLTALNTAKKPDDMNAPGWKLHPLKGADLKGHWAVSVNGNWRLTFRFEGEDAILVNYQDYH; encoded by the coding sequence ATGATTAAGAGTTTTAAACATAAAGGGTTAGAAAAATTCTTTAAAACAGGCTCTACAGCAGGCATTCAGGCAAACCATGCTGTAAAACTGAATATTCAATTAACCGCGTTAAACACCGCCAAAAAACCCGATGACATGAACGCGCCCGGCTGGAAATTACACCCGTTAAAAGGCGCTGATTTAAAAGGCCACTGGGCTGTTTCTGTCAACGGGAACTGGCGGCTGACATTTCGCTTTGAAGGCGAAGATGCCATCTTGGTTAATTATCAAGATTATCACTGA
- a CDS encoding IS5 family transposase (programmed frameshift), with protein MPPVHSERAGRPYVEHRRVINGMFWVLCSGAPWRDLPDRYGPWKTVYNRFNRWSKSGIINKIFNRLLSILDEKGLIDWAEICLDGSHIRASKEAAGAKKKQPDIADDHALGRSRGGYGTKIHLATDRKGFPLTLIVTAGQSHESQSAIPLLDGIGVQRKNGFMKRRGKAVLADKGYSGGKLRGYLRNLRIKSVIPYKINEKGSTDGRTQFDKQAYRDRNVVERCFGFLKGNRRIATRDEKTARNYLSMVKLGCIRLFYKRLYN; from the exons TTGCCCCCGGTTCATTCAGAACGGGCAGGACGTCCCTATGTTGAACACCGCCGTGTGATAAATGGGATGTTCTGGGTATTGTGCTCTGGGGCTCCCTGGCGTGATTTACCTGACCGCTACGGGCCTTGGAAAACGGTCTATAACCGATTTAATCGTTGGTCAAAATCGGGCATTATCAACAAGATATTTAATCGGTTATTGTCCATTCTGGATGAAAAAGGTTTGATTGACTGGGCTGAAATTTGCCTGGATGGCAGCCATATTCGCGCGAGTAAAGAGGCCGCCGGCGCGA AAAAAAAACAGCCCGATATCGCTGACGATCATGCGCTGGGTCGCTCACGCGGTGGTTATGGCACCAAAATCCACCTGGCAACCGACCGAAAGGGTTTTCCCCTCACCCTGATAGTGACTGCTGGGCAATCTCATGAAAGTCAATCGGCCATCCCGTTGCTTGATGGCATTGGCGTCCAACGCAAAAATGGTTTCATGAAACGGCGCGGCAAAGCCGTGCTGGCCGATAAAGGCTATTCGGGCGGAAAACTGCGCGGTTATCTGCGTAACTTGAGGATAAAGAGCGTTATTCCTTACAAAATCAATGAAAAAGGCAGTACTGATGGCCGCACACAATTTGATAAACAGGCTTATCGTGACCGGAATGTGGTCGAACGCTGTTTCGGTTTTCTGAAAGGAAATCGGCGTATCGCTACCCGTGACGAAAAAACTGCACGAAACTACTTGTCCATGGTGAAATTAGGCTGTATTCGACTCTTTTACAAGCGGTTATATAATTAA
- a CDS encoding SIR2 family NAD-dependent protein deacylase, translating to MYSLSMINPMNRDYKQYQLDVTDDIQACLESLECQPILFIGSGLTRRYANGPDWESLLKNLMEQCPEIKRPFAYYTQKNESLIDIGTILSDAYRDRDRDRDWDWDWDWDWDWDWAWAEGKSNFPEELFSEHYDGDIYLKYKIADFFNRLEIIDENEFADEIKSLKSIHPHSIVTTNYDNIVDGIFPDHEIIVGQKIIRLVNSSTGEIFKIHGSCNEPASIVINRNDYDDFLSKKKYLSAKLLTFFAEHPLIFIGYSIEDENIKGILSDIDEILSEEGELIPNIYILNRDKEIDENSYPAREAMINIDNNKHVRIKRIVSNDFKWVFEAFAAHPAMDNVNPKVLRALLARNYKLINSDIPMNTVSIDYTRLTELALDDGKLERVYGITDGDSLDLFNANYCFTMTSLAESLGYRNWNYVNQLIQKIKEATGKDIKETDNIYHQKVRTGRSSFTRKYSREALRLLELARDNKPFDVQFD from the coding sequence ATGTATTCGTTATCAATGATAAATCCTATGAACAGAGATTATAAGCAATATCAATTAGATGTAACGGATGATATTCAAGCATGCCTAGAAAGTCTTGAGTGTCAGCCAATTCTATTTATTGGTTCAGGCCTGACAAGAAGGTACGCGAATGGACCAGATTGGGAGAGTTTGCTTAAAAATTTAATGGAGCAATGTCCAGAAATTAAGCGTCCATTCGCGTATTACACACAAAAAAATGAGTCACTAATAGACATTGGAACTATCCTGTCAGATGCTTATAGGGATAGGGATAGGGATAGGGATTGGGATTGGGATTGGGATTGGGATTGGGATTGGGATTGGGCTTGGGCGGAAGGAAAGTCTAATTTTCCTGAAGAGTTATTCAGTGAACATTATGATGGAGATATATATCTGAAGTATAAAATAGCCGATTTTTTTAATCGTCTAGAAATAATTGATGAAAATGAGTTTGCTGATGAAATAAAATCATTAAAATCCATTCATCCACACTCCATTGTAACAACTAATTACGACAATATAGTTGATGGGATTTTTCCTGACCATGAAATTATAGTTGGACAAAAAATCATAAGGTTAGTTAATAGTAGCACTGGGGAAATATTTAAAATACATGGCTCTTGTAATGAGCCAGCATCAATTGTTATCAATAGAAATGATTACGATGATTTTTTGAGTAAGAAAAAATACCTTAGTGCTAAATTATTAACTTTTTTTGCTGAACATCCTTTGATATTTATTGGTTATAGTATTGAGGATGAAAATATAAAAGGAATTTTGTCTGATATAGATGAAATCCTATCGGAAGAGGGGGAGTTGATTCCTAATATCTATATACTAAATAGAGATAAAGAAATAGATGAAAACTCTTATCCTGCCAGAGAAGCGATGATTAATATTGATAATAATAAGCATGTAAGAATAAAAAGAATAGTATCTAATGATTTTAAATGGGTGTTCGAAGCCTTTGCTGCTCATCCAGCAATGGATAATGTTAATCCTAAGGTATTGAGAGCATTATTAGCAAGAAACTATAAGCTGATTAACTCTGACATACCCATGAATACGGTTTCTATCGATTATACTAGGTTGACTGAGTTAGCCTTAGATGATGGTAAGTTAGAAAGAGTTTATGGAATTACCGATGGTGATTCGTTAGATTTATTTAATGCTAATTATTGTTTTACAATGACGTCTTTAGCAGAGTCCCTTGGATATCGTAATTGGAATTACGTAAATCAATTAATACAAAAAATCAAAGAAGCTACAGGGAAAGATATAAAGGAAACAGATAACATATATCATCAAAAGGTAAGGACAGGAAGATCAAGCTTTACTCGTAAATATTCAAGAGAAGCATTAAGATTATTAGAGTTAGCTAGAGATAATAAACCTTTTGATGTTCAATTTGACTAA